A region of Oncorhynchus kisutch isolate 150728-3 linkage group LG29, Okis_V2, whole genome shotgun sequence DNA encodes the following proteins:
- the LOC109874324 gene encoding centrin-3, translating into MMSLSLRTELAVDKTKRKKRRELTEEQKHEIKEAFELFDTDKDKEIDYHELKVAMRAMGFEVKKVDILKILKDYDREGNGKITFDDFKEVVTDRILERDPKEEILKAFKLFDDDDSGKISLRNLRRVARELGENITDEELRSMIDEFDTDGDGEINQEDFVSIMTGDS; encoded by the exons ATGATGAGTCTGTCTTTAAG GACTGAGCTGGCAGTGGATAAAACCAAgcggaagaagaggagagagctgacTGAGGAACAAAAGCATGAAATCAAAGAGGCTTTTGAGCTGTTTGacacagacaaagacaaagagaTAGACTACCACGAACTCAAG GTGGCAATGAGAGCTATGGGTTTTGAGGTGAAGAAAGTAGATATACTGAAGATACTAAAAGATTACGACAGAGAGGGGAATGGCAAAATAACATTTGATGACTTTAAGGAAGTTG TGACAGACCGTATCCTGGAGAGGGACCCAAAGGAGGAGATCCTGAAGGCCTTTAAGCTGTTTGATGATGACGACTCCGGGAAGATCAGCCTGAGGAACCTGAGACGTGTGGCCAGAGAGCTAGGAGAGAACATCACGGATGAGGAACTACGCAGCATGATCGACGAGTTCGATAcagacggagacggagaga tcaaccaggagGATTTTGTATCCATAATGACTGGAGACTCCTGA
- the LOC109874003 gene encoding arrestin domain-containing protein 3 has protein sequence MVLGKVKTLAVCFDYLNDNNVPVYSGGDSVSGRVIIEVAGEVRVKTLNITARGVAKVRWTESRNAGANTAYTQNYTEEVEYLNHSDTLIGEERDEDSPEEALTVLNTGLHEFAFSFLLPQMPLATSFEGKHGSVRYWVRAELYRPWLLPVRVKKEFTVFEHIDINTPLLLAPQAGTKDKTLCCWFCASGPISLSAKIERKGYTPGESLQIFAEVENCSSRVVVPKAALCQTQTYFAKGKARQLQQQVAALRGDTLSQGKSQSWDGKLLHIPPVSPSILDCPLIRVEYSLMVYVDIPGGLNLSLSLPLVIGTIPLHAFTSRTSSISSYCCTVSWPERPEAPPSYSDLAVTEEQRRGCLERCEGSEVNQEGQGTLQAYITEFRFQPPPLYSEVDPNPEPSSGGQETRPLTLSLRTTLTCSEQTGNYTYR, from the exons ATGGTGCTGGGCAAGGTGAAGACTTTAGCCGTCTGCTTCGACTATCTCAACGACAACAATGTTCCCGTTTACTCCGGTGGTGATTCGGTATCCGGGAGGGTGATCATCGAAGTCGCAGGCGAGGTTCGCGTCAAAACGCTGAACATAACCGCCAGAGGAGTAGCCAAGGTGCGGTGGACAGAGTCCCGCAACGCTGGGGCCAACACTGCCTACACTCAGAATTACACCGAGGAGGTGGAATACTTAAACCATAGCGACACGttaataggagaggagagag ATGAAGACAGTCCAGAGGAGGCCCTGACTGTTCTCAACACAGGATTACACGAGTTCGCGTTCAGCTTCCTGCTACCACAGAT GCCCCTGGCCACGTCATTTGAAGGGAAGCATGGCAGTGTGAGGTACTGGGTGAGAGCAGAGCTCTACAGACCATGGCTGCTGCCTGTCAGAGTCAAGAAAGAGTTCACTGTCTTTGAACACATTGATATCAACACACCACTGCTACTG GCCCCTCAAGCTGGCACTAAGGACAAGACCCTGTGTTGCTGGTTCTGTGCCTCAGGACCCATCTCACTCAGCGCCAAGATAGAGAGGAAAGGATACACACCAG gTGAGTCCCTCCAGATCTTTGCGGAGGTGGAGAACTGTTCGTCCAGGGTGGTGGTGCCCAAGGCAGCGCTGTGCCAGACCCAGACCTACTTCGCTAAGGGCAAGGCTCGACAGCTCCAGCAGCAGGTGGCGGCCCTGCGTGGGGACACCCTGTCCCAGGGGAAGAGCCAGAGCTGGGACGGAAAACTGCTCCACATACCCCCggtctccccatccatcctggaCTGTCCACTCATTAGAGTGGAGTACTCACTGATG GTGTATGTGGACATCCCTGGGGGGTTGAACCTGTCTCTGTCATTGCCGTTGGTGATAGGGACCATCCCCCTCCACGCATTCACCAGTCGAACCAGCAGCATCAGCAGCTACTGTTGTACCGTCAGCTGGCCGGAGAGACCTGAGG CTCCCCCCAGCTACAGTGACCTGGCGGTGACAGAGGAGCAGAGGCGAGGCTGTCTGGAGCGCTGTGAAGGGTCAGAGGTCAACCAAGAGGGCCAGGGAACGCTGCAAGCTTACATCACAGAGTTCAGATTCCAGCCCCCACCTCTCTACTCCGAG GTTGACCCTAACCCAGAGCCGAGCTCTGGAGGTCAGGAGACCCGACCCCTGACCCTCTCGCTGAGGACAACACTGACCTGCTCAGAGcaaacaggcaactacacatacagATGA